The DNA segment CCATGACTGATTCATTTCATTCAGTTAGATGCACCGGACTTGCTTGGCGCACCAATTGAGCCACTTCTTAATTGAGTGCTTTTTGTTAATTGGTCACGTCTTTGATACTCCGAAAGATGATCCAATGCACCCTGAGGAAGTCAAGCTCACCGAATTTCCAAGCATGGCTCGCCATAAAGAAAAGTGGTATCCCCCATTATATCGTGGTGGCTTGGCATTTGGCGAGGTGCGCGTCGTCGGAGTTACAGCCGTTGAGGACGGCAAAGACCTGCGAGTTCCGAATCTCGCTGGAGCGGCTGTGGTGAAGGCAGTTATGGCAGAGAAAAACTGTCTTGGGCCGAATAAACAGAGGTGTCGTGGGCCGCGACTTCTCTGTGAAGTCGGTTTTGAGAAAAACTTTGGGCCGGACATCCAGAGATATTTCCGAAAGGTTACGGATGAAACAGGCGAACTTCTTTGGCCGGCTTTCATTTACAACCTCAGCAACAACCCCAGCAACGAGATGTTTGAATTCTTAAAGCTTTGGAGTCCAGCGGTGGCGCTATGGAAATCGAAGCGCGGGCATAAAGCGTTTGAGCATTATGATGAATTTCTAAAGCCCCTTGTGCGATCGTTTTTATGCTGGGCGGACATTGCTGGTTGCGCCACCGAAGCCCGCGAAAAAGCCCGTGTGTGGGTCAGCGCCAATCTGTCGAATGATTTGGTCGAGGCCTATATGCAGCAATAATGGCGGATACCGAAATGTCCAACAACACGGGTGTAATTACTTACGTATGACCAAGTATTTTCCGCAATGGACCCGCCGCGTGGCGAAGGATGGCTCGGGCCGCAATCCGCTCGGCCTGTCCCACGTGTCCGATGCACTCACTGGTTAATTCCCATATGTTTTGCCCTTTCCTCACCGATCTCGACTCCCGCGCTGCCGTAAAAGGATCTCGCGATCCGCTAGGTATCCATCCCAGCAGTGGCTCTTCAAACTATTGGCCGGTGCGCGAACGCAGGTACTGATTACGGTTCGTGCCCATCGGGACCGCCACATTCACAGGAGTTCCGTTGAAGTAGTTCGTCAGTACCGGCTGCCAGGTCTCCAGATCGGGGGAGGCTTCGACCACAATGATCCCCGCGCCTGGCGGGCAGTTCAACCGGAGGTGGAAGTTGCCGTTGGTGAAGGCTGCGCCCGCGCCGCCGAACCGGAAGCTGGTGTTGGTAGCGGACAGCAGCACGGTCAAACTCGCCACCCGGCTGGTCACGCTGCCGGCCAGGTTGGTAATCAACACGCTGTATTGACCCGCCTGGTTGGTTTGCACGCTCCCTAACACATAATTGCTGTTCACCGCCCCACCGACCGCTAAACCGTCCTTGAACCATTGATAGCTCAGCGGCGCGGTGCCGGCGGCGGACACGCTGAAGGTCGCGTTCGAGGTTGCCACCGTGGTCAGGCTCAGCGGTTGCGTCGTGATGGTCGGGGGTAGCACAAGCGTCAGCATCGCCACCGCGCTGGTCACCGAACCATAGCTATCGGTCACCACCACGTCATAATTACCCGCGTTGCCGACCTGAACGTTGGTGAGCGCGAGCGTGGCATTAGTGGCCTGGGCTACAGCCCCGCCGTTCAACCGCCATTGGTAACTGAGCGGCTGAGCGCCCCACGCCGTAACGTTGAAGGCAGCGTTGCTGCCGACCCCGACCAGCAGACCCTGCGGCGGAGCCACGATGCTGGGCAGGCCCAGCAACTGCCCCTTCCGCAGCGTGTTGTTCGAGTAGTCCGTCACGTACAGGTTGCCCGAGCCGTCCACGGCGATGCCTTCCGGCGCCCAAAACTGGGCATTGGCCCCGGTCCCATCCGAACTCCCGGCGGCGCTGGCCAAACCGCCCACGGTGCTTGCGGTCCCGCCCGGCGTCAGTTTCCGGATGGTCTGGTTGCCGGTGTCGGCCACATACAGGCTGCCGGTAACATCCACCGCCACGCCCGAGGGCGAGTAGAACCGGGCCGCGCTACCGGTTCCGTCGGCACTGCCACTGTTGCCGGACGATCCGGCCACGGTCGTCACGACTCCGCCGGGCGCAATTCTACGAATAGTGTGGTTGCCGGTGTCGGCCACATAGAGGTTGCCGACAGCGTCCACCGCCACGCCCGAGGGGTTGTAAAAGCGCGCGACGGCATTTGTCCCATCCGCACTGCCGGGATTGGCCGCCGAGCCCGCCACGGTGCTGACCACGCCGGCCGGCGTGATCAGGCGGATCGTGTGGTTGGCGGTGTCGGCCACATAGACGTTGGTCGCGCTATCCACGGCGACCCCTGACGGATTGTAAAACCGAGCCAAACCCGCCGGGCCGTCGGTGCTTCCGTTGGTGCCGGGAATGCCCGCGTAGGTGCTCACAACTCCGGCGGGGGTGATCTTGCGAATGGTGTGGTTGGCGGCATCGGCCACATAAAGGTTGGTCGCGCCATCCACCGCCACCCCACGCGGGAAGAAGAATCTCGCCGAGTTGCTCGTCCCATTGGCACTGCCCAAAATGCCCGCCAGGCCCGCCAGGGTGGTCACGCCGCCAGCCGGGGTCGCCTTGCGAAGGGTGTAATTCACTGAGTCGGAGAAATAAACATTCCCCGCGCCGTCCAGCGCCACGCCGTAAGGGGCGTTGAGCCGGGCATTCGTGCCGGCGGCGTCGATGCTGCCGTAGGTTCCCGTCAAGCCGGCGAGGGTCGTGAAGTTGTAACCTTGCAACAGGACGGTCAGAGTGGCGACGGTGCTGGTGACGGTGCCATAGGCATTGGTGACCACCACCGTGTAACCGCCCGCGTGGCTCAAGGCCAAGGACTGGAGGCTGAGAGTTGAATTGGTGGCCGTGGGAATGGCCGAACCATTTTGGTACCACTGATAGCTGAGCGGCGCGGCTCCAAGCGCACCCACGCTGAAGCTTGCGGAACTGCCAATCAGGTCAGACCGACTGAGCGGTTGCGTGGTGATCGAGGGCGGCACGTGGAGCGTGATGACGAAGGTATTGGTGGCCTTGTCGAGGCCGCCGTTGGCCGTGCCGCCATTGTCCTGGGCCACAACGGCGATGGTGGAGAAACCTTCGGTATTGAACACGGGGGTGAAGGTCAAGGTGCCGCTGAGATCCAGCGCGGGCTGGACATTAAACAGGGCGGGCGTGCTAGCGGTGACGGTGTAGCCCAGAAGGGTTTGGTTGGTTTCATTCGGGGCGCCGAAGCTGGCCACGGTCGCAAAGCCGGGCACGGTCACCGGGGTGCCGTTCGCCTGGACGGCTAAATTGTTCGTGGCAAAGGTGATGATCGGCGGATCGTTCACCGGCGTCACCGTTACGGTGAAGGAGTTGGTCGCCTTGTCCACGCCGCCGTTGGCGGTACCACCGTTGTCCTGGGCCATGATCGTGACGGTGGCGACGCCGTTGGCATTGGTGGCGGTGGTGAAGGTCAGGGTGCCGTTCAAAGCCAGCGCTGGTTGCACGGAGAAGAGCGAGGGGTTGCTAACACTCAGCACCGTCAGGTTGGTGACGCTCTGGGCGCTTTCGTTGGCCGGGCCGCGCGAGGTGCTGACCAAACCGGGCACAGTCACCGCGCTGGCATCTTCGAGGACCACCACGTTGTTCGAGGCCAAGGTGATGATCGGCGGGTCGTTCACTGGCGTGAGAGTGATCGTGAACGTGTTGGTCGTCTTGTCCAAGCCGCCGTAGGCCGTCCCGCCATTATCCTGGGCCACCACGGTTACGGCGGTGACACCGTTGGCGTTGGTCGTGGTAGTAAAAGTTAGGGTACCGTTCACATCCAGCGCTGGCTGGACACTAAACAAGGTGGACACATTCACGGTGACAGTGTAGCCCAAGAGGGTTTGGTTGGTTTCATTCGCCCCATAACTGGTCACGGTGGCAAAGCTGGGGACGGTTACGGAGCCGGCATCTTCAAGCACGACCACGTTATTCGTGGCGAGGCCGATAATCGGCGGGTCATTCACTGGCGTGATGGTGATGGTAAATTTCCAGGGTGCGCTTGTGTTCATGCCGCCGTTGGCGGTGCCACCATTGTCTTTGGCATAGACGGTCACGGTAGCCACGCCGTAGCGGTTGGTGGCTGGAGTATAAGTAAGGGTGCCACTGGGGCTGATGGCGGGTTGGGCGCTAAAGAGGCCGGGGGTATCGTTGGTGACCACGAAACTCACTGTTTGCGCGGATTCGTTCGCCGGCCCCGGGGAAATATTGGTCACGGCGTTCGGGAGGCTTTGCGGGCCGCTATCTTCCGTCACTCCCACACCCATGACGTTGGTCACAATGGCCAAACTGTGGAACATGCCTGCGGCAACCGCGAGGATTCCCCCCTGAGCCCCTGCCGGAACTGATATTTGGCCGAGACTATTGTCGCCCCAACCAATCGCCGAGCCGTCATTTTTAAGCGCCAAACTGAACGCATTGCCGGCCGCAATCGCCACCACCCCACTCAAGCCACTGGGCATCGTTGCCGAGCTATAAGCATCCCCCCAAACCACGACGGTTCCGTCACTCCTGAGCGCCAGACTGCGTTGCCCGCCCGCTGCAATGGCCACGACGCCGCTAAGCGCCCCCGCTGGCACATTCGTCTGCCCATAGGTAGGGTCGCCCCAGGCCACCACAGAACCGTCGCTCCGGAGCGCCAGACTGTGATGATACCCTCCGGCCACCGCCACTACCCCGCTTTGGGCCCCTACGGGAACCGTGGTCTGACCAGCGGAGTTATCGCCCCAGGCTACGACGGAGCCGTCGCTCTTGAGCGCCAGGTTATGTAAGCCACCCGCTGCAATGGCCGTCACCCCACTTTGGGCCCCCGGCGGAACGTTGGTTTGGCCCACACTATTATCCCCCCAGGCCACGACCGCTCCGTTGGTCTTAAGCGCCAGACTGTGGTATTCTCCGGCCGCGATGGCCAGCACGCCACTTTGCGCCGGAATCGGCACTTCCGCCTGCCCGAAATAATTGTGCCCCCACGCCACAACCATGCCGTTGGTCTTGAGGGCCAGACTGAAGCCCCAACCCGCCGCGAGGGATGCGACACCGCTGGGTGCCATGACCGGAAAATCCGTCTGTCCAAAGTAATCGTAACCCCAACCCAGGATCGAGCCATCGCTCTTGAGCGCCAGAATATGTTGACCACCTGCCGCGATGGCCACGACCCCACTCTGCGCCCCGGTTGGCACATGGCTGTAATTGCCCCACACCACCACGGCACCGTCATTTCTGAGCGCCACGCTGAACTGCATGCCGGCGGCGACGGCCAGCACCCCGCTTTGGGCCGCTGCCGGTACCCCCGTCTGGCCGAAGGAATTATCCCCCCACGCCACGATCGAACCGTCTGCCTTGAGGGCCAGGCAGTGATTATGGCCTGCCGCGATGGCCCCCACTCCGCTCAGCGCCCCTGCTGGCACATTCGTCTGGCCGACGGAATTGTCTCCCCACGCCACCACGGAACCGTCATTTCTAAGCGCCAGACTAAAATTATAACCCGCAGCGATCGCCACCACTCCGCTCTGCGCCCCCGGCGGCACATTCGTCTGGCCTGCGGAATTATCCCCCCACGCGATCACCGCCCCATTGGTCTTGAGCGCCAGGCAGTGCAGCCAACCGGCTGCGATAGCCATGATGCCGCTCTGGGCTCCAACCGGCACATTCGTCTGGCCAACGGAATTCTTACCCCAGGCTACTACCGCCCCATTGGTCTTGAGCGCCAAGAGGAATTGCATGCCCGCCGCGACCGCCTTCACGCCCTTCTGGGCCCCGGCTGGAACCGTAGTCTGACCGTAGGTGTTGTCGCCTAAGGCCAGCAGGGAACCGTCGTTCTTGATGGCCAAGCTATTATACCCGCCTGCCGCCAGGTTGGTGAAGGTGACCCCTGGCGGTAGAAATTGAGATTGATTGTCACTGTTGTCTCCCCAGCCAATGACTTGGCTCGGCTGCAGGCCTGGACTCCCTATGCCCGGCTTGAAACTTGGCGGGTCATTGACCGGGAGCACGGTAAGGGTGAACGTGTTGGTCGCCTTATCCATGCCACCGTAGGCCGTGCCGCCGCTGTCCTGTGAAACCACGGTTACCGTCGTAACGCCGTTGGCGTTAGTGGCGGTAGTAAAGGTCAGGGTGCCGTTCAAGGCGAGCGCCGGCTGAACACTGAACAGGGCGGGCGCGTCCGCCGTGAGCGTGTAACCCAGGAGGGTTTGGTTGGTTTCATTGGCCCCATAACTGGTCACGGTAGCGAAACTCGGGACGGACACGGAGCCGGCGTCTTCGAGCACCACCAGGTTGTTCGTGGCCAGGGCAATCATCGGCGGATCATTTACCGGCGTGATGGTAATGGTAAAGGTCTGCGGGGCGCTGGTGTCCACGCCGCCATTGGCAGTGCCGCCGTTGTCCTTGGCATAGACGGTGACCGTGGCTACGCCGAAGGTATTGGTGGGCGTGTAGGTCAGCGTGCCACTGGGGCTGATCGCGGGCTGGACGCCAAAGAGGCTAGGGGTATCATTCGTGACGATGAAAGTCACGGTTTGCGTGGCTTCATCCAGGGGGCCGGGAGAGATATTGGTCACGGCGTTCGGAAGGGTCTGCGGGCCGCTGTCTTCGGCAATGGTTGAGCTCAGGGCCACTACGGAGGTGTTGGTTACCACTGCCAAGCTGGTGAAGCCCCCTGCGGCTACCGCAACCACGTTGCTGAGGCCGACCGGAACGGTGGTCTGGCCTTGCCCATTGTACCCGCAAGCCACTACCGTTCCGTTATTCTTCAAAGCCAGACTATGCCAGTAGCCCGCCCCCACGGCCACCACGTTGCTCAGCCCAGCCGGAACCGTCATGGGGACGTAAGCTGAACCATTGTAGTATTGACCCCAGGCCACCACCGTCCCGTCGCGCTTCACAGCCAGGCTATAAAAATCCCCTGCTGCTACCGACACCACGTTGCTCAGCCCGGCCGGAACGGTTGTCGCCCCATAGCTATTGTCCCCCCAAGCCACTACCGTTCCGTCATTCTTCAAAGCCAGGCTATGCCAGTAGCCCGCCCCCACGGCCACCACGTTGCTCAGGCCGACAGGAACGGTTGTCTCCCCATAGCCATTGTACCCCCAAGCCACTACCGTTCCGTCATTCTTCAAAGCCAGGCTATGCCAGTAGCTCGCCCCCACGGCCACCACGTTGCTCAGGCCGACAGGAACCGTCATGGGGACGTAAGCTGAACCATTGTAGTATTGACCCCAGGCCACTACCGTCCCGTCGCACTTCAAAGCCAGGCTATGTAAATTACCCGCACCCAGCGCCACCACGTTGCTCAGCCCGGCCGGAACGGTGGTCTGGCCATACCCATTGTCCCCCCAAGCCATCACCGTTCCGTCGGTTTTCAAAGCCAGAGTATGACTAGAACCTTCCGCCACCGCCACCACGTTGCTTAGTCCGCCCGGCACGAATGTTTCGCCATAGGTATTATCACCCCAAGCCACCAGCGTTCCGTCGCTCTTCAATACCAAATTATGCAACGACCCGGAGGCCACCGCCACCACGTTGCTCAAGCCGACCGGAACGGTGGTCTGGCCTTGCCAATTGTACCCCCAAGCCACCACCGTCCCGTCATTCTTCAAGGCCAGACTGTGAGCGTCCCCCGCGGATACCGCCACCACGTTGCTCAGGCCGACCAGAGCGGTGGTCTGGCCAGAGCTATTATCACCCCAAGCCACCACCGTCCCATCGTTCTTCAAAGCTAGGTTATGATAACCCCCTGCGGCAACTGCCACCACGTTGCTCAGGCCGACCGGAACGGTGGTCTGGCCAGAGTTATTATCACCCCAAGCCACCACCGTCCCATCGTTCTTCAAAGCCAGGTTATGATAACCCCCTGCGGCAACTGCCACTACGTTACTCAGCCCGGACGGGACGGTGGTCTCGCCGAACCAGTTCTCTCCCCAGGCGACCACTGTTCCGTCGGCCCTCAAGGCCAGGCTATGATAAAACCCCACGGCCACCGCCAGCACATTGCTCAACCCGTCCGGAACGGTGGCCTCGTCGTACGAGTTGTCACCCCAGGCGACCACTGTTCCGTCGGCCCTCACGGCCAGGCTATGATAATACCCCGCGGCCATCGCAACCACATTGCTCAACCCGTCCAAAACGGTTGGATCGTAGAAATTACCCCACGCCACTACCGTGCCGTTACTCTTCACTGCCAGGCTGCAAAGCCCCCCCGCCGCCACTCTGGCAAATGACCCATTCGCTCCGGTTGGCAAAATCTGATTTCCCCAGCTCACCAACGTGGTGGAGGCCCCTGCTGTAAAATAATTCCCATTTAGGGTAAACGAGGGCGGGTCGTTCACCGGCGCGATGCTAATCGTGAAGGTGTTGGTCGCCTTATCCACCCCGCCGTAGGCCGTGCCGCCGTTGTCCTGCGAGACCACGGTCACCGTGGTGACGCCATTGGCATTGGTGGCAGGGGTGAAAGTTAAGGTGCCAGCCAGACTGAGCGCGGGCGGTACGCTGAAGAGCGCGGGGGCATCGGCGGTAAGCGTGTAGCCCAGGATGCTTTGATTGGTCTCGTTCGGCGCGCCATAGCTGGATACGGTGACGAAGCCGAGCACGGTAACGACACCGGCATCTTCCAGCACGGTCACGTTGTTCGAGGCCAGGGTAATCACGGGCGGGTCATTCACCGGAATGACGGTGAGGGTGAAGGCGTTCGTCGTCGAATCAATCCCACCGTTAGCGGTGCCGCCGTTGTCCTGGGCCATGATCGTCACGGTGGCCGCGCCGTTGGCGTTGGTGGCGGTGGTGAAGGTCAGAGTGCCGTTCAGGGCCAGCGCGGGTTGCACCGAGAAGAGGGAGGGATTGCTGACACTCAGGACCGTCAGGTTGGTCACGCTCTGGGCGCTCTCATTGGCCGGCCCGGGCGAAGTGGTGACGAATCCGGGCACAGCCGTCACGCCAGCGTCCTCCAGCACCAAGACGTTGTTTGAGGCCAAGGTGATCACCGGCGGATCATTCACCGGGGTGAC comes from the Verrucomicrobiota bacterium genome and includes:
- a CDS encoding immunoglobulin domain-containing protein, with the protein product MVSQDSGGTANGGVDKATNAFTISVTPVNDPPVITLASNNVLVLEDAGVTAVPGFVTTSPGPANESAQSVTNLTVLSVSNPSLFSVQPALALNGTLTFTTATNANGAATVTIMAQDNGGTANGGIDSTTNAFTLTVIPVNDPPVITLASNNVTVLEDAGVVTVLGFVTVSSYGAPNETNQSILGYTLTADAPALFSVPPALSLAGTLTFTPATNANGVTTVTVVSQDNGGTAYGGVDKATNTFTISIAPVNDPPSFTLNGNYFTAGASTTLVSWGNQILPTGANGSFARVAAGGLCSLAVKSNGTVVAWGNFYDPTVLDGLSNVVAMAAGYYHSLAVRADGTVVAWGDNSYDEATVPDGLSNVLAVAVGFYHSLALRADGTVVAWGENWFGETTVPSGLSNVVAVAAGGYHNLALKNDGTVVAWGDNNSGQTTVPVGLSNVVAVAAGGYHNLALKNDGTVVAWGDNSSGQTTALVGLSNVVAVSAGDAHSLALKNDGTVVAWGYNWQGQTTVPVGLSNVVAVASGSLHNLVLKSDGTLVAWGDNTYGETFVPGGLSNVVAVAEGSSHTLALKTDGTVMAWGDNGYGQTTVPAGLSNVVALGAGNLHSLALKCDGTVVAWGQYYNGSAYVPMTVPVGLSNVVAVGASYWHSLALKNDGTVVAWGYNGYGETTVPVGLSNVVAVGAGYWHSLALKNDGTVVAWGDNSYGATTVPAGLSNVVSVAAGDFYSLAVKRDGTVVAWGQYYNGSAYVPMTVPAGLSNVVAVGAGYWHSLALKNNGTVVACGYNGQGQTTVPVGLSNVVAVAAGGFTSLAVVTNTSVVALSSTIAEDSGPQTLPNAVTNISPGPLDEATQTVTFIVTNDTPSLFGVQPAISPSGTLTYTPTNTFGVATVTVYAKDNGGTANGGVDTSAPQTFTITITPVNDPPMIALATNNLVVLEDAGSVSVPSFATVTSYGANETNQTLLGYTLTADAPALFSVQPALALNGTLTFTTATNANGVTTVTVVSQDSGGTAYGGMDKATNTFTLTVLPVNDPPSFKPGIGSPGLQPSQVIGWGDNSDNQSQFLPPGVTFTNLAAGGYNSLAIKNDGSLLALGDNTYGQTTVPAGAQKGVKAVAAGMQFLLALKTNGAVVAWGKNSVGQTNVPVGAQSGIMAIAAGWLHCLALKTNGAVIAWGDNSAGQTNVPPGAQSGVVAIAAGYNFSLALRNDGSVVAWGDNSVGQTNVPAGALSGVGAIAAGHNHCLALKADGSIVAWGDNSFGQTGVPAAAQSGVLAVAAGMQFSVALRNDGAVVVWGNYSHVPTGAQSGVVAIAAGGQHILALKSDGSILGWGYDYFGQTDFPVMAPSGVASLAAGWGFSLALKTNGMVVAWGHNYFGQAEVPIPAQSGVLAIAAGEYHSLALKTNGAVVAWGDNSVGQTNVPPGAQSGVTAIAAGGLHNLALKSDGSVVAWGDNSAGQTTVPVGAQSGVVAVAGGYHHSLALRSDGSVVAWGDPTYGQTNVPAGALSGVVAIAAGGQRSLALRSDGTVVVWGDAYSSATMPSGLSGVVAIAAGNAFSLALKNDGSAIGWGDNSLGQISVPAGAQGGILAVAAGMFHSLAIVTNVMGVGVTEDSGPQSLPNAVTNISPGPANESAQTVSFVVTNDTPGLFSAQPAISPSGTLTYTPATNRYGVATVTVYAKDNGGTANGGMNTSAPWKFTITITPVNDPPIIGLATNNVVVLEDAGSVTVPSFATVTSYGANETNQTLLGYTVTVNVSTLFSVQPALDVNGTLTFTTTTNANGVTAVTVVAQDNGGTAYGGLDKTTNTFTITLTPVNDPPIITLASNNVVVLEDASAVTVPGLVSTSRGPANESAQSVTNLTVLSVSNPSLFSVQPALALNGTLTFTTATNANGVATVTIMAQDNGGTANGGVDKATNSFTVTVTPVNDPPIITFATNNLAVQANGTPVTVPGFATVASFGAPNETNQTLLGYTVTASTPALFNVQPALDLSGTLTFTPVFNTEGFSTIAVVAQDNGGTANGGLDKATNTFVITLHVPPSITTQPLSRSDLIGSSASFSVGALGAAPLSYQWYQNGSAIPTATNSTLSLQSLALSHAGGYTVVVTNAYGTVTSTVATLTVLLQGYNFTTLAGLTGTYGSIDAAGTNARLNAPYGVALDGAGNVYFSDSVNYTLRKATPAGGVTTLAGLAGILGSANGTSNSARFFFPRGVAVDGATNLYVADAANHTIRKITPAGVVSTYAGIPGTNGSTDGPAGLARFYNPSGVAVDSATNVYVADTANHTIRLITPAGVVSTVAGSAANPGSADGTNAVARFYNPSGVAVDAVGNLYVADTGNHTIRRIAPGGVVTTVAGSSGNSGSADGTGSAARFYSPSGVAVDVTGSLYVADTGNQTIRKLTPGGTASTVGGLASAAGSSDGTGANAQFWAPEGIAVDGSGNLYVTDYSNNTLRKGQLLGLPSIVAPPQGLLVGVGSNAAFNVTAWGAQPLSYQWRLNGGAVAQATNATLALTNVQVGNAGNYDVVVTDSYGSVTSAVAMLTLVLPPTITTQPLSLTTVATSNATFSVSAAGTAPLSYQWFKDGLAVGGAVNSNYVLGSVQTNQAGQYSVLITNLAGSVTSRVASLTVLLSATNTSFRFGGAGAAFTNGNFHLRLNCPPGAGIIVVEASPDLETWQPVLTNYFNGTPVNVAVPMGTNRNQYLRSRTGQ